The window CTCACGGGCAGTATCGGCGCAGAGGTCAAGGGTTACGGCTCGCTGTCCAAAGTGCCCGCCGAGGCCGTGGGCAACGTGCGTAACGACATGTACCTGACCAGCGAAACCATTCGCCTGATGGACAAGAACAAGGTCGGCAACTTCGACGCCGACACCAGCGGCAAGCTGCAACTGTTCAAGCAACAGATCGACAACTCGACGCGCTTCATTCCGCTGTGGGTGAAGATCGCCGTGGCGATTGCGCTCGGGCTGGGCACCATGGTCGGCTGGAAGCGCATCGTGGTGACGGTCGGCGAGAAAATCGGCAAGACCCACCTGACTTACGCCCAGGGCGCCTCGGCGGAAACCGTGGCAATGCTGACCATCGGTGCGGCGGACATGTTCGGCTTGCCGGTGTCGACCACTCACGTGTTGTCCTCGGGCGTGGCCGGGAGCATGGTCGCCAACGGCGGCGGCTTGCAGATGAGGACCATCCGCAACCTGCTGATGGCCTGGGTGCTGACCTTGCCGGCGGCGATTCTGTTGTCGGGCAGCCTGTACTGGCTGTTTACCAAACTTTTCTAGCCTAGACACACCCCCCCTGTGGGAGCGGGCTTGCTCGCGAAGGCGGATTCACATTCAACAGTTGAGTTGACTGACACGCCGCCTTCGCGAGCAAGCCCGCTCCCACAGGGGATTTTTTTGCGCGGGACAACGCATTTTGTCGCAAATTCAGGCGTTTACCTTTTTATTGATTCACCACCCGCCGGATTGCACTTCAGTTTGCTAACGTGTGGCCGACTCTTAAGAGACTCGATGCATTCAGGAGTGGAATCGTGAATCTGTACATCAATCAGCTTCAACAGAAAGCTGACTTCAAAGAAGCCATCTACGCCGGCGACATCTTCCTGAACACTCAACTGCGCGCTGCCAAAGAGCTGTGTGCGTTCGCCCAGGAAAGCATCACCGCCGCTTTCAACGGCGAGACCAATCACCAGGCGCTGCACACGCTGATGCCGGTGGAAGAATTCGTGGTTCTGGTGACGCGCCTCAAGGGCCAGTTCACCAACAGCCAGCGCGCCAAGGACCTGATCCTTTCGTTTATCGACGAGATCGGTGTCGATCCGCGCGAGTACATTTTCGACGTGCCGCGCATTCGCGTGGTGCCGAACTATGACTACCTGCACGCCGGTGTCAGCTATGCCTACAAACCGCATCGCGACACGTGGTACGGCAGCGTCGATTGCCAGATCAACACCTGGATGCCGGTGCACACCATCAGCCCCGACCAGACCATGATGATCAACGCCGGTTACTTCGACGTGCCGGTGAAGAACACCTCCAGCGAATGGAGCCTCAACGACTGGATCAGCAACCAGCGGCACAAGGCCAAGGACAACCTCAAGGAGGAAGTCCGCGTGCACCCGGTGCCGATGGAAGCGATCAACACCGCGTCGGAAATGCGCATCGCCGGCAATACCGGTGAAATGCTGATTTTCTCCGGCTCGCACCTGCACGGCACGGTCGCCAACCACACCAACCAGACCCGCTTCAGCGTGGACTTCCGCCTGATGCACCTCGACGACCTCAAGCACAAGCGCGGCGCGATCAATGTCGACAGCGCCTGCCCTGATGTCGGCGCCGGTTTCAAAGACTATTTCCACGCCCACGACTTTTCGAATTTCCAAGGAATCCAGCAATGACCAAGCGTCGCATCACGCCTGCCGAGGCCCAGTACAACGAAACCCGTGCCAACGTTCTGAAACGGGTCGATGCCGAGTACGTGGCCGACGCACCGTTCGTTTTTGCCAACCGCATCGGCGTCACCGCTGCACTGTCGCGCATGGAACTGTTCAAGAAAGTCGCTGAAGTACCGGGCGCGATCATTGAGTGCGGCGTGTACAAGGGCAACTCGCTGATGCTGTACATGCACTTGTCGATGATTCTCGAGCCTTACGCAATCAACCGTTCGATCGTGGGCTTCGACACCTTCGAAGGCTTCCAGAGCATCGACAAGAAAGAAGACCCGGCCGACGTCAACGAGACCATGTTCTCCGACACCGACCAGTCGCTGATCCAGGACATGATCGACGCCAACGACCTGCTGCGCCCGGTCAACCGCATCCCGCGTTGCGAGTTGGTCAAAGGCGACATCGTCAAGACCGTCCCTGAGTGGGTCAAGACCCGTCCGGACCTGGTCGTGGCCATGCTGATCCTCGACACCGACCTGTACGAATCGACCAAAGTCGCGCTGGAAACCTTCCTGCCGTACATGCCAAAAGGCGCCATCGTGGTCCTGGACGAAGTGGCTTACCGCAACTTCCCGGGCGAAACCAAAGCCCTGCGTGAAGTGCTGGACCTGAACAAGATTGAGCTCAAACGCCTGCCGTTTGACAGCTGCGTAGGTTATTTCCACGTCTGACACAAACCCTGTGGGAGCGAGCCTGCTCGCGATAGCGGTCTGCCAGTCAACGATGATGTTGAATGTGGAGGCCCCATGAGCAGGCTCGCTCCCACATTTGACCGTGGTGTTGCTTCAGGTTGTGGACTGGATGACGTTTGCCAGCCAGTCCATAAACGCTCGCACCCGCAGCGGCAAATGCCGTTGCCGGGCGTAGAGCAGCGAGACCTCCATCGACGGTGCGCTGAACTGCGGTAACACCGCCACCAGATCACCGCTGCTCAAGTGCGCTTGCATGCCCTTGACCGGCGCCTGAATCAGACCGAATCCCCCCAGACACGCCAGCTCATACGCGTCGGTGCTGCTCACCGTCACGCTGCCGGCCATTCGCAGTTGCTGCGGCTTGCCCTCGACCTCGTACAAAAACCCGTCCGAGCGCGAACCCAATACGCCGACATAATGCACCATGCGGTGCTGCGCCAGGTCTTCGAGCGTTTCGGGCATCCCATAGCGCGCCAAGTACGCCGGGCTCGCACAGTTAACCATGGCGAAATCACACACGCGGCGAGCGACCACCGATTGATCCGGCTGCGCACCGACCCTCACGACGCAATCAAAGCCTTCCCGCTGCAAATCGACCCGGCGATCAGTGGTGCTGATTTCCAGTTCGAGGTTGGGGTGCAGCGCCATGAATTCCGGCAAACGCGGCAACACCATCTGGCGCCCCAAAAAGTTCGGCATGTCAAAGCGAATCCGCCCGGTGAGCGACGCCGCATCCTGACGAAACAGCCCTTCGATTTCATCCATGTGCGACAACAAGTCCCTGCTGCGCTCGTACAGCACCAGCCCGTCC is drawn from Pseudomonas sp. 31-12 and contains these coding sequences:
- a CDS encoding TylF/MycF/NovP-related O-methyltransferase yields the protein MTKRRITPAEAQYNETRANVLKRVDAEYVADAPFVFANRIGVTAALSRMELFKKVAEVPGAIIECGVYKGNSLMLYMHLSMILEPYAINRSIVGFDTFEGFQSIDKKEDPADVNETMFSDTDQSLIQDMIDANDLLRPVNRIPRCELVKGDIVKTVPEWVKTRPDLVVAMLILDTDLYESTKVALETFLPYMPKGAIVVLDEVAYRNFPGETKALREVLDLNKIELKRLPFDSCVGYFHV
- a CDS encoding LysR family transcriptional regulator — protein: MNKLELLRTFVRVSEMSSFTLAGESLGLPRSTVSEHIQALETLLGTRLLQRTTRRVQATQDGLVLYERSRDLLSHMDEIEGLFRQDAASLTGRIRFDMPNFLGRQMVLPRLPEFMALHPNLELEISTTDRRVDLQREGFDCVVRVGAQPDQSVVARRVCDFAMVNCASPAYLARYGMPETLEDLAQHRMVHYVGVLGSRSDGFLYEVEGKPQQLRMAGSVTVSSTDAYELACLGGFGLIQAPVKGMQAHLSSGDLVAVLPQFSAPSMEVSLLYARQRHLPLRVRAFMDWLANVIQSTT